The genomic stretch TACCAAGGCAAAAAAACGAAATTTGATAGTGATGATGAAGACGATGGTAAGTTCAACACCTTTCTGAGCTTCAGTATTTGGTTGGACAGCAAAATATTTGGTTGATAATCATGTCCTATCTTTTTGCTTTTCCTCCAGCTCCTGCAGCAAAGGTTGccaaaactgaaaatggatCTTAGTAACAAGGGTTACacccattttcttttcttttgtgaaaacatttattataaacGGTGAAAATGCAGAGGCAACTTAAATCCATTCCAGTGAAAGCTTCAGGGTTTGGAGAACCGTAGGAAGTCCACCTGGATGTCAACCTAGAGAACAATTTGCAAAGCTTGGCATCAGTTTTCAGCCTTTTTAAGTCCTTGTATTTCGTGCCTCTATGTGTTCCggtgtttttcttcttgggttgttttgattttatcaTACATAACATTTAATCAAATCTGTTGTTTGACAGTAATTTAATTTGACCAGAGCATTTTAGTTGGTTTTGTAAGACTTGTGTGACATCTAGAGTCTGTGTGCCATTGTTCATTTTTTCCCGTGTAGATGTCCTACATTTAGTGAGAACATCACTTtgctatttttttaagtttgcatATGTGAAtagcaaataaaaccatttgtaaaaatcattaatcatcaattgaaatgtgttttgtgaattACAGCATGAGATATCTGCTTCAGAGTGGTGGGATACAGTATATAAGCTTACCGATTTCTTCTTGTGAAACTTGTAAGATGCTGGCAGGTCATATCTtagttctgtaaaaaaaaaaaaaaaagtgaatattgactttgaatattttaattttggagAATAAGGAGATATTACTATATTTTCTTACCTGCTATTACTTCCATCTTTACTCCCCAGTCTTTAGCCTTCTTTTGTATGTGCTGTAATTAAAGAAAGAATTAAATGTCACAGAATTAAAGCATTACACAATCAAAGGAGAACTGGTCAGATTTCTGTTCTATCAGAAATGTAGACTGGATTTAAAGCAGTAAAACAAGTGTAAAAtgtagtgacatctagtggtgagtttGCAGGTTGCAACCAAATGATtaccctccccttccaagcaaGGCTACGTGAAAGGCCTTCTCTATAGTCAATGTTTGatttgtcctttctgggctactgtagaaacatggtgggctccGCAGAGGGTTACCCACTCTCTATGCAGGTATAAatggctcattctaaggtaacaaatgTACGACTCTTATTTTTAGGTGATTACACACTAACTAAAACGTGGATGTTAATGATGGATTTAAGGTGcacaggtggttgagtggttagagcgcatgccacgtacgcagtggaccccggttcgaatcccggccggcggacctttactgcatgtcacatcccccctctctctcccatgtttcctgtctggccactatcaaataaaggtgtctatgcctgaaaaaaatcttaaaaaaaaaaaaaatgatggatttaaaatattaagaaatgtgctttttttgatatgttttatgaggaaggaaatccGTCCACACTTTTGTTACACCTCAAGGACACACTTTatgtaacattaaaacaaatatttgggGTCTGACTGCTGCGAGACTTGAAAGCTGAAAATTACATAGTCTCATCTATGTCAAATTATTGTCTTTACTAGTAGCTAATAAAGCTTTGAACAGAGAATGGTCATTGTAATGGTCTGCATCCACAGACCTTAAAACCAAACACCAGTTTGCTTATGAAGACTTATGATCTGACTTTGACTTATCTTAATACCATAGTGCTGTAAATACTATCAGTATATATACTGAACTTACCTCTCGCGTTGCTGTTTTATGAAGTGAATACACTGCTGTCTTTGCCATTGTTAAGGCGGCTCTTAGGAACTTCATGTCCATGCCTTGTacaaagagtaaaagtaaactACATGTAAAACAACAGGGCTAAGCTTCACAGTTAAAAGGTTAATCCACTGAATATACACATGAAGATCAGTTTGCTAACATCAAGGAAAACTACACCGCCTGTGAAAACATGtataatgtctttttaattcTGCGTAAAACACTTCATGCAAACATCCAAATTATAATTACTGGGAAACTTCAATGTTCCTGAAAGATCCGACTATCCAACTTAGCTCTTAGCACATGGAAAAGTAAACATGTATAAATGGCTCGCATCAGCCAAAGTCCATCATTTAAGGCAAATAAACCCAAATTCAATGGCTGTAGAGTGACAACAAGCACAGTATTTCCAATCCTTAAACAACCAGCTCTGCCATCTGAGCAGAGGAGGGCTGTGAGATGCaattgaaagctctggaaaaagctGATAAGTGGAGCTTGagatgtttttgatttttaaaaaaaaacactgtagcCTTCTTTATGGGGGTGTAGAGATTTGAAGGTTTACCATTTACCAGTCAGATACGTCTATTGAATGATGCTATTAAGTTGTATTATGGGAAATGTAAGCTCCTCTGCTTTAGCTCTTGACACAATAGTGATACTGCTGCATCgatttaaactgttttacatCAGTCTTTAGGAAGTCCCTCAGCTTTATAGAAACACCATACTAAATCACTGTGTGCTCACCTTGGTTGTGTTTTGTCCCAAATGGTGGATTCATGATTACTGTGTCAAACTTCTTGGCATAAGCCTCTGCCTCCAGAGCACACATGTCACACTGGACCAGATCAATGTTAGAAATCTCGAATTCCTCTGCGTTTCTTCTGAATATGTCCAGTGCTTCGTCGTCAATGTCAAAGCCAACACACAgactgaagaagagagagggtaCAGATTAATGAAACATACTTAGTccatcttaaaacaacagtcaggagcccaaatgaataTTGAcataggtttttcttgctgtaattattccccctgttcatactggctgttaaagGAGCCCTTTGTAATGGACTTAGGCTACAATGAAAGTGATggacaaaatctacagtccgcctgtgtaaaaatgtaatgtaaatgtaaaacattacagtctttttagtgccaaagttttACTATACTTTAACCAAGATCAACGgggaaacacaaaaagggaatttgatcaaactaaataaaactgtacatgtggcagatatccacttgatatgaatcacactgctgaagcctcatataagcttcagacaAACTTTTACATGCATTATAGGAACAGGGAGTCATGATTACAGCGCGGAaaacctgactattgttttaagaaagacttgAAAAGATTGTAAACCTGCCCTTTAACCCGAAAACACCGTTCAGAGGAGGATGGTTGGATGCTCTCACCCTGCATCAAGCATCGCCGCCCCGATGCTGAGGACCCCACAGCCGCATCCCAGATCCGCCACTAATTTACCCTCAATGTCATCAAACGTGTTGTGTATGGTGTACAACATGCAGGCTGTGGAAACATCAACAAGTTAACCAGAAAAAAATGTACGCTATTAACAAACAAGAGCTCAAATGTTGTCACCTCACCAGCAATATGAGGACTAGTTGGATATTGCTCCAGAAGGATTTTTGGCTCTTCAAAAGCGTCCACCTGCTGAAGACAGCTCTCTAACTCTTTTAGCTTCATGTCTGAAACACATGTGGCCCTGAAACTGCGTTActgctgatttatttatttatttaagcgGTTATATTCATCTTAAATCgttgtgtgttgttttcagcATGGTTAAAGACGACTTCCGCCAGCGTATGTACGTCAACCGAAACAATCCGACGTGACACGTTGCGCCATGAGAGTGGTTCCTCccttataaaacatttctattcGATTTATAAACTTTATATGGTTTTGCTACTGAATAGTTTTTCATGTATTGTTTTTGATAGCAATACAGAGAACATTtagtaatatattaatttaaaaagtaattaatgtataacagaataataagaaatgaaaaaggaacaaaagtgTAAGTGTCTCATAAAAAAAGCTTTCTTCCCTGAACAGTATATTGATTACAATGCCAGTTTATAACTCAATACAAATGTAGTGGTCTAGTCAgtggcagaaaaaaaacttaataGGTCTAAATGTGCTCAAGTACTGTACAATTTTGAAGTACTTGTTCTTGAGTATTTCTattatacttctactccaccacattttaaagggaaagattgtatttgacagttatagcattttttaaattttccagATTATCAATTTTTGtcaatcaaataatgaaaaacatatCATCACCTTGAAAATAATCAACTTGCATGTTTATATAGCATAGTGTATACTAAGATAAGTTtgctttgtctctttttttaatgctctactaacaatacatttacaacAAAGCAAATCAAccaaacagattttaaaaaaccccTCACGTGTCtcagcaaaagaaaagaaaaaaatacaataaaactgttaaagactgaaatatatcaattgtaatgtattgtaaatGATGCAACATAAATATTACAATACTTAAAGATAAAGAATATACATTCACATGAATCAGCTTTCAATTTAAGTAAAGGTTAGTACATACATCTATTAATTTGTAAAACTGTCCACATTTTAGCAGTTCTTTTGTAGATTCATACACTTCAGGGATTTGCAGTAGGCTAatgttgaaactttttttttttgctatcaattatttttattttagtaatgtTGAAACTCATTATTAAAAGCACTAAAAACGGGTGGTGCTTTCACAAATAGTCCATTATGTCTACTGTCATCAGTCTGAGGCTGTCAGTTGCCtagaaacaagcaaacaaaacaaagcttaGTCTTTTGTGCTTGTGTATTAACCAACCTGTTTAAACAAACTCGACTTATGTAATTGAATTACTTTAATTAAGTGTAATTGGATGTAAGTTTagattttcactttttcttttttacagctACAGTACACAACAAGCGTACAGCAGCTTTTGTATACAACTTATACAACTACAAATCCACCAGAAGGATTAAAGGTTgtaataaaaaattgaaaaataaatagttaGTTAATATTTTAAAGCACAGTGGTTATATATCTTATCAGCTTTTTTTGATAATATATTCAGATATAGTAGATAATAGATACAGATACTTAAATCAATGTCTTTCTTGAGTGTCTACAAATAATAAGTTGGATAAAACTAAAGCATTTTAAAGGATATTACTTTGACCTTGTTAATCAAAAAACATATGGGGTAACAGCCAAACTCTTTCCAAACAAATACCTGAGAggacagcaacaaaaacaagcatGACACAAGTAAAAAAGCCTATTCTTAAGACTGGAAGATACCAAGTCCACTGTGCTTCAGAAACCAGTTGcatgaatttattttt from Scomber scombrus chromosome 13, fScoSco1.1, whole genome shotgun sequence encodes the following:
- the mettl5 gene encoding rRNA N6-adenosine-methyltransferase METTL5, with the protein product MKLKELESCLQQVDAFEEPKILLEQYPTSPHIAACMLYTIHNTFDDIEGKLVADLGCGCGVLSIGAAMLDAGLCVGFDIDDEALDIFRRNAEEFEISNIDLVQCDMCALEAEAYAKKFDTVIMNPPFGTKHNQGMDMKFLRAALTMAKTAVYSLHKTATREHIQKKAKDWGVKMEVIAELRYDLPASYKFHKKKSVDIQVDFLRFSKP